In Sphingobacterium thalpophilum, a genomic segment contains:
- the istB gene encoding IS21-like element helper ATPase IstB, with product MNIEKHLKMLRLNGMEQHWRAMKETRQHGTLNFEQGLEMLLQSEVDDRESKRYDRLKKNAAFRYQASIEEINMDATRGIDHSLITDLATGGYMEKAEPIIITGAAGCGKSFMASAFGLKACAQGKRVAYYNLQKLLQRSKMARLEGSLQKLMDRLAKTDLLILDDFGIVRLEQQQRLDLMEIFEDRHGRKATIIASQLPVASWYDIIGEDTIADAILDRIVHVSHRIELKGYDNNMDM from the coding sequence ATGAACATTGAAAAACACCTAAAAATGCTTCGTCTGAATGGCATGGAGCAACATTGGAGAGCGATGAAAGAAACACGCCAACATGGCACACTGAACTTTGAGCAAGGGCTGGAGATGCTTTTGCAGTCTGAAGTCGATGATCGTGAGAGTAAACGCTATGACAGGTTGAAAAAGAATGCTGCATTCCGCTATCAGGCCTCTATTGAAGAAATCAATATGGATGCCACTCGAGGTATTGACCACTCGCTTATTACCGATCTTGCAACTGGGGGTTATATGGAGAAAGCCGAACCAATCATTATCACAGGGGCAGCTGGCTGTGGAAAATCTTTTATGGCCTCCGCTTTCGGATTGAAGGCTTGTGCACAGGGAAAAAGAGTGGCTTATTACAATCTGCAGAAGCTATTGCAACGTTCAAAAATGGCAAGATTGGAAGGAAGCCTACAAAAACTTATGGACAGACTAGCCAAAACGGACCTTCTCATCCTGGATGACTTCGGTATTGTGCGACTGGAACAACAGCAACGGTTGGATCTCATGGAGATCTTTGAGGACAGACATGGCAGAAAGGCTACCATCATAGCAAGTCAATTACCCGTGGCAAGTTGGTATGATATAATCGGTGAGGATACTATTGCCGATGCAATACTAGATAGAATTGTCCATGTGTCTCACAGGATTGAACTTAAAGGCTATGACAACAATATGGATATGTAA
- a CDS encoding tyrosine-type recombinase/integrase — protein sequence MATNNIAKYITGFLGVYLPHERNVSPNTISAYRDGFVSFFSFLRDEKQIKIENAILSDINRDNVVEYLRWLIERQGNSIATRNNRLAAIHSFVAYLQYDSIEYLDQWQKVLKIGNLKKAHPTPVYFTKEGIKLLLEQPDSASYQGLRHLTVLALMYDTGCRVQELADLTVESMRIQYQPYSIKVYGKGRKVRIVPLSEHVVVILKKYMERYNVDYEIDIKRPIFCNSAGNKLTRAGITYILKKYADMARIYDSNLIPEVTSCHQLRHSRAIHLLQSSVNLVWIRDLLGHTSVQTTEIYARADSKQKREAIEQASECLTPNQVTGEWIDNSNLITWLKGLGKK from the coding sequence ATGGCAACGAATAACATAGCAAAATATATCACAGGTTTCCTTGGTGTGTATCTTCCGCACGAGCGAAACGTCAGCCCCAATACCATATCCGCGTACCGCGATGGTTTTGTCTCCTTTTTTTCCTTCTTGAGGGATGAGAAACAGATAAAGATTGAAAATGCGATTTTGTCAGATATTAATAGGGATAATGTGGTTGAATATCTACGATGGCTGATTGAGCGGCAGGGAAACAGTATTGCGACGCGCAATAATAGATTGGCAGCGATACATTCCTTTGTAGCATATCTTCAGTATGATAGCATCGAATACCTGGATCAGTGGCAAAAAGTCCTGAAGATTGGAAATCTGAAAAAAGCACATCCTACCCCGGTATACTTTACAAAAGAAGGAATAAAGCTTCTACTTGAACAACCGGATAGTGCATCTTATCAAGGGCTGAGACACCTTACGGTCCTTGCTTTGATGTATGATACAGGTTGTCGGGTACAGGAACTGGCTGACCTGACGGTAGAGTCAATGCGAATACAGTATCAGCCATACTCGATCAAGGTATATGGAAAAGGAAGAAAAGTGAGAATAGTACCGCTTTCTGAGCATGTCGTCGTAATACTCAAGAAGTATATGGAAAGGTACAATGTTGACTACGAGATTGATATAAAAAGACCGATCTTTTGTAATAGCGCGGGGAATAAACTCACCAGAGCCGGTATAACCTATATCTTAAAGAAATATGCAGATATGGCCCGTATATACGATTCTAATCTTATTCCCGAGGTTACCAGTTGCCATCAGTTAAGGCATAGTCGCGCAATCCACCTGTTGCAATCTAGTGTAAATCTGGTTTGGATAAGGGATCTTTTGGGGCATACCTCGGTCCAGACCACAGAGATATATGCAAGGGCCGACTCAAAACAGAAAAGAGAGGCTATAGAACAGGCATCGGAATGCCTTACACCTAACCAGGTTACCGGAGAATGGATCGATAACAGTAACTTGATAACTTGGCTGAAAGGGCTGGGTAAGAAATAA
- the istA gene encoding IS21 family transposase, with translation MSQIKQMIRLHQQGYAIKAIARSLSISKNTVKSYLFKIGEAKLNMSDILSVEDPVLEGLLHSGNPAYRDPRFEDLKERLPHLEKELKRVGVTRKLLWEEYKVSYAQGYGYSQFCYHFSQLSVSARSGTMVMQHEAADKLYIDFSGKKLHYIDIETGELINCEVFVACLPYSNYCYAKAVRSQTIPDFIGALNDCLWFLGGVPKALVPDNLKSAVTKSDRYEPDINRSMEDLANHYDTVVVPARAGKPRDKSAVENHVKIVYTQVFARLRNRRFFDLESLNEAITSCIDKLNQTRMQNRSYCRQERFISSEKHLLGKLPASRFELKHYTELKVADNGHIYLGRDRHSYSVPHIYRRKKAQVVYTDRMVYIFVQGNQVAVHQRSLRPNSYTTNPEHLESSHREYMDISPEKYRKKASEISHSFEQLIIAIFNQKGRYPEQLYRTCDGLFRLQRTYSAAMFDKACNMAVENSMFSSKSVGNMLASGMAGWNEPQENEMPMPHHNNIRGAGYYS, from the coding sequence ATGAGTCAGATAAAACAGATGATCAGGCTGCACCAGCAGGGCTATGCCATCAAAGCGATAGCCCGCAGTCTCAGTATAAGTAAGAATACCGTAAAGTCCTATCTTTTTAAGATAGGTGAGGCAAAGTTGAACATGAGCGACATTCTGTCTGTGGAAGACCCGGTCCTGGAAGGTCTGCTGCATTCAGGTAATCCGGCCTACCGTGATCCCAGGTTCGAGGATCTCAAAGAGCGTTTGCCGCATCTGGAGAAAGAACTTAAAAGAGTTGGCGTAACGCGTAAACTGCTTTGGGAAGAATACAAAGTATCTTATGCCCAGGGGTATGGTTACTCCCAGTTCTGTTATCACTTTTCACAGCTCAGTGTTTCTGCCCGTTCAGGAACCATGGTAATGCAACATGAAGCTGCAGACAAGCTCTATATCGACTTCTCCGGCAAGAAGTTGCATTATATTGATATTGAGACAGGTGAACTTATTAATTGCGAGGTATTTGTCGCCTGTCTTCCTTATTCCAATTACTGTTATGCAAAAGCTGTGCGTAGCCAAACAATCCCTGATTTTATTGGAGCGCTGAACGATTGCCTGTGGTTCCTGGGCGGAGTTCCCAAGGCACTGGTACCGGATAATCTAAAGTCGGCTGTAACCAAGAGCGATCGTTATGAACCTGATATCAACAGAAGTATGGAAGATCTGGCCAATCACTACGATACCGTTGTGGTTCCTGCTCGGGCAGGAAAGCCAAGGGACAAAAGTGCTGTTGAGAACCATGTCAAAATCGTCTACACACAGGTATTCGCACGATTACGCAACCGTAGGTTCTTTGACCTAGAATCGCTCAATGAAGCCATCACCTCGTGCATAGACAAGCTCAACCAGACACGAATGCAAAACCGCAGTTACTGCCGTCAGGAACGCTTTATCAGTAGTGAAAAGCATCTATTGGGCAAACTTCCTGCGAGCCGCTTTGAGCTGAAGCACTATACCGAGCTTAAAGTGGCTGACAACGGCCATATTTACTTGGGCCGCGACCGTCACTCTTATAGTGTACCGCATATCTACCGCAGGAAAAAAGCGCAGGTCGTATACACTGATCGTATGGTCTACATCTTTGTGCAAGGCAATCAGGTAGCTGTACATCAGCGTAGCCTGCGTCCAAACTCATATACCACCAACCCAGAACATCTAGAGTCCAGTCATCGTGAATACATGGATATTAGTCCTGAAAAATATCGCAAGAAAGCTTCTGAGATATCCCATTCATTCGAGCAGCTTATCATAGCGATATTCAATCAAAAGGGACGTTATCCCGAGCAGCTCTACCGTACCTGTGATGGGCTGTTTCGTTTGCAACGTACTTACTCCGCAGCCATGTTCGATAAGGCCTGCAACATGGCTGTAGAAAACAGCATGTTCAGTTCTAAATCGGTTGGAAATATGCTGGCCAGCGGTATGGCGGGATGGAATGAACCTCAAGAAAATGAAATGCCAATGCCTCATCATAACAACATCAGAGGTGCAGGTTATTATAGTTAA
- a CDS encoding tyrosine-type recombinase/integrase, producing MEIQNLIERTNQLLKEARYSGSRIYTYNWLWKKGILVYMHSRGLVDYDENVGNEYMLTCRDGFNVTFHHRDLIKSIEVLTHVLLDSNLGGRRQHVVQHPLRGDIGAAAIQYLEYLKSLGLNEKKTLQRYRKTMSNFIEYLLELGIDNRSGITEEAIVRYVESREYQQKEYIDTTRRFLLFLFRENIIAKDYSYMLKSLGKKIKRVKAPSFYAPDEVQKIETSISRSSNIGKRNYAMLLLCSRLGLRVSDIANLSFSDINWETNKITLVQYKTGNPLTLPLLPIVGNAIIDYVRYARPKSMSDKVFLSCRPPYGALNGGAVHGAILIVFKSSGIEFGNRHHGGHALRFSLAQRMLDKSTPISIISETLGHSEADTTRTYVRIDLSHMLGCVLDVPESSDCFYTQRGGWFYD from the coding sequence ATGGAAATTCAAAATCTTATTGAACGTACTAACCAACTTTTAAAAGAGGCCAGATATTCAGGCAGTCGTATCTACACCTATAATTGGTTGTGGAAGAAAGGCATCCTTGTTTATATGCACTCAAGAGGCTTGGTTGACTACGACGAAAACGTCGGCAACGAATATATGCTGACGTGCCGTGATGGTTTCAACGTTACATTCCATCATCGCGACCTTATTAAAAGTATTGAAGTGTTGACCCATGTTTTGTTGGATAGCAATCTGGGAGGGAGAAGACAGCATGTGGTACAACATCCCTTACGGGGTGACATCGGCGCCGCCGCTATTCAGTATCTTGAATACTTGAAATCCCTGGGCTTAAATGAGAAGAAGACACTTCAGCGTTACAGAAAAACAATGAGCAACTTTATAGAATATCTACTCGAACTGGGAATAGACAATCGTTCGGGAATAACCGAAGAAGCTATAGTGAGGTATGTTGAGAGTCGCGAATATCAACAGAAGGAGTATATTGATACTACGCGCCGCTTTCTATTATTTCTCTTCCGCGAAAATATAATTGCAAAGGACTATTCCTATATGCTAAAATCACTTGGTAAAAAAATCAAGCGTGTAAAGGCCCCTTCGTTCTATGCTCCAGATGAAGTACAGAAGATAGAGACATCGATTTCCCGTTCAAGCAATATTGGAAAACGCAACTATGCTATGCTATTATTATGCTCCCGTCTAGGGCTGCGCGTCTCGGATATAGCCAATTTGAGTTTTAGCGACATAAATTGGGAAACCAATAAAATAACGCTTGTGCAATATAAGACCGGAAATCCATTGACACTTCCACTTTTACCTATAGTTGGTAATGCCATTATCGACTATGTTCGGTATGCACGCCCAAAATCCATGTCAGACAAAGTGTTTTTAAGTTGTCGTCCTCCATATGGGGCACTTAATGGAGGAGCGGTTCATGGAGCCATCTTAATTGTTTTTAAGTCTTCTGGAATCGAATTCGGGAACAGGCATCATGGAGGGCATGCATTGAGATTCAGTCTGGCGCAAAGAATGCTGGACAAATCCACGCCAATCTCAATTATATCGGAAACACTGGGTCACTCCGAAGCAGATACAACAAGAACCTATGTCCGGATAGACCTGTCACATATGCTGGGATGCGTACTAGATGTTCCGGAATCCAGCGATTGCTTTTATACGCAGAGAGGAGGGTGGTTCTATGACTGA
- a CDS encoding tyrosine-type recombinase/integrase, with the protein MTDPFDYRGVLAPYMKALIRIKESCGSTVLSTKWTYKEFDEFTIIYGLSNPVITKDLIGAWAKSRENDCSRTFYGKCSRLAQLAKYMNEHGVKSYIMPLPKCTNDRGFVPYIFTEEQMLAIFRESDGLQRGSHRKDDPIISLPCLFRLLYSTGLRITEATSLRNKDVDPDRNVLRVGTWGNTKNGEERLVPICSSLKEALLKYLHYRSMLPVKGVTDSERPFFIKLNGTAVSSANAYNWFKKVYTKCGIAYKGECFGPRVHDIRHTMATHSLAKMIRKGLDVYTALPLLAACLGHKSLTSTEEYVRLTCNEYPELLEMCISLNEFIYPQKDGNE; encoded by the coding sequence ATGACTGATCCATTTGACTATCGGGGAGTATTGGCTCCTTATATGAAAGCCCTGATCCGGATCAAAGAATCCTGTGGGTCCACCGTGCTATCAACCAAATGGACTTACAAAGAGTTTGACGAGTTCACCATAATATATGGTTTATCAAATCCAGTTATCACGAAAGATCTGATAGGTGCCTGGGCAAAGTCCAGGGAAAATGATTGTAGTAGAACATTCTATGGAAAATGCTCCCGTCTGGCCCAACTGGCGAAATACATGAATGAGCACGGGGTTAAATCATATATCATGCCTTTGCCAAAATGTACGAACGATCGTGGTTTTGTACCCTATATCTTCACTGAAGAGCAGATGCTGGCCATATTCCGGGAATCTGACGGGCTTCAGCGAGGAAGCCATCGAAAAGATGACCCAATTATATCCCTACCCTGTCTTTTTCGACTTTTATATAGTACAGGCCTAAGAATCACAGAAGCAACCTCGCTGCGAAACAAGGATGTGGATCCCGACAGGAATGTATTAAGGGTTGGCACTTGGGGCAATACTAAAAATGGAGAAGAACGCCTGGTTCCCATATGCAGCTCTTTAAAGGAGGCCCTTCTGAAATATTTACATTACAGGAGCATGCTCCCCGTAAAAGGCGTTACTGATAGCGAACGTCCATTCTTCATTAAATTGAATGGTACAGCCGTGTCTTCCGCCAACGCATACAACTGGTTCAAAAAGGTATATACGAAATGTGGAATTGCATATAAAGGTGAATGCTTTGGTCCTCGGGTGCATGATATAAGACACACCATGGCAACGCATTCTCTTGCAAAAATGATAAGAAAAGGGCTTGATGTGTACACTGCCCTTCCATTACTGGCTGCTTGTCTGGGACACAAGTCTCTTACATCCACCGAAGAATATGTGAGACTCACCTGCAACGAATATCCCGAACTATTGGAAATGTGTATTTCCCTCAATGAATTTATATATCCCCAAAAAGATGGCAACGAATAA
- a CDS encoding TlpA disulfide reductase family protein, with protein MMKSISNNLHKAFKSKRARAILLCLVSMFSLSAQTPRKDSGASGLPAVAPINVGDRVPEDFYTRQYKVYTNGKAITTDLKHLKGKLIILDFWASWCGMCLTQMPKGEKLSQQYADTLAMVLVNTKHRRDDLQKIKKTYSETLAQIGGSSLPTVYNDEYLISLFPHASIPRYVWISPRGTVLAITGHTFVNKEQIDNVIDLLRGQGNYE; from the coding sequence ATGATGAAATCAATATCAAATAATTTACACAAGGCTTTTAAGAGCAAACGAGCACGAGCGATACTGCTGTGTTTGGTTTCTATGTTTAGTTTATCGGCCCAGACGCCCCGCAAGGACAGTGGGGCGTCTGGGCTTCCTGCAGTTGCACCGATCAATGTAGGCGATCGGGTACCCGAAGATTTTTATACCCGACAGTATAAAGTTTACACGAATGGTAAGGCTATCACTACAGATCTAAAACATCTGAAAGGTAAGCTGATCATCTTGGACTTCTGGGCCTCATGGTGCGGAATGTGCCTCACTCAGATGCCAAAAGGGGAGAAGCTGAGCCAACAGTATGCAGATACGCTAGCCATGGTACTTGTCAATACCAAACATCGCCGGGATGATCTCCAAAAAATCAAAAAGACCTATAGCGAAACCTTAGCTCAGATAGGAGGGAGCTCGCTACCTACTGTTTATAATGATGAATATCTAATAAGCTTGTTTCCGCATGCTTCAATTCCGAGATATGTATGGATCTCGCCACGCGGTACCGTGCTGGCAATTACAGGTCATACATTCGTAAATAAAGAACAGATTGATAATGTAATCGACTTGTTGAGGGGGCAAGGTAATTATGAATAG